In the genome of Spirochaeta cellobiosiphila DSM 17781, one region contains:
- a CDS encoding sigma factor-like helix-turn-helix DNA-binding protein: MSIKNGVRVDMSLTEKNRKILEKIEKFWTRISNEFESIEIYPDDLEKLTPSLLSEVKGFGAKYISDYEELYYNLLSATERPLLKEEKKASLNFQLSELWIQQKDLPVLEKLYVLFGDEFYNFEYIHSLDLNNIPGLGTKYKDSIYNLLYSLADKNEEYHKMELLIKEIDSVYLKDESQSVLLKRYLCECSKIRDDSTLKKIIFIDFRCLIGRINKNDLIKVVQFRDKIICEYLKFKEGNISNIDSFFYWSYEEYLKKGFDIMQDLIKLHYNISSILDSRSFEIYKHRTGFTDEIKVLEEIGEIYGVKRERIRQIQVKNINKIQKCLPVNPSDLSLILLNELEKNVNKIDELTQYFSDENFFCLYLDSLSNNEDGFWKDQFFPVFDYKIFDELILTQPSPYSYQTISETIYNYYGYEGFQLKRVFHNEIKKIFQVDESGYSPKSLSQHYAITHVLASWPNGLKWNTVLEISNNRKLRDKDFDINRLIGDRFLQSGYVYFSNRSKISEYRHTKFLPGYDKLYDDGLKRLRDFLELNDRDEYTLGEFLETDDILSFGVTYYDFRYWIRENGINYGIYFNGKSGSDIISLKEIDANNKYTQKQSVLNLIEKNSGLTFVDDIVFKIRSKSYGHAYYYLNELIDEQKILHYKERAFCSPKYLFKNDIKKDKIIKIITNLPFDNHKIIEVDYLRMIANRLLSKSHSKILYSSLLNYFSDELNIYKSFGLVSKSPIPYLGFISIANENCDEKMSDKENIERLKQVVFTTEEAYRVVLAKWKQGQKNVRGISDTI, translated from the coding sequence ATGAGTATAAAAAATGGGGTGAGAGTAGACATGAGTCTAACTGAAAAAAATAGAAAAATACTTGAAAAAATTGAAAAATTCTGGACTCGAATAAGTAATGAATTTGAAAGTATCGAAATATATCCCGATGATCTTGAGAAATTGACTCCTTCTTTATTATCTGAAGTAAAAGGTTTTGGGGCTAAATATATTTCTGATTATGAAGAATTATATTATAATTTACTTAGTGCGACTGAAAGGCCTTTACTTAAAGAAGAAAAAAAGGCTTCCCTGAATTTTCAATTATCAGAACTCTGGATACAACAGAAAGACCTTCCAGTTCTTGAGAAATTATATGTTCTATTTGGGGACGAATTTTATAATTTTGAATATATTCATTCTCTAGATCTTAATAATATTCCAGGACTTGGAACAAAGTATAAAGACAGCATATACAATTTACTATATAGTCTAGCAGATAAAAATGAAGAATATCATAAAATGGAATTACTCATTAAAGAAATAGATTCAGTCTATCTTAAAGATGAAAGTCAATCTGTTTTATTGAAAAGATATCTTTGTGAATGCTCGAAAATAAGAGATGATTCTACATTAAAAAAGATCATTTTTATTGATTTTAGATGTCTTATTGGCAGAATTAATAAAAATGATCTTATCAAAGTTGTTCAATTTAGAGATAAAATAATATGCGAATATTTGAAATTTAAAGAAGGAAACATTTCAAATATTGATTCTTTTTTTTACTGGTCTTATGAAGAATATTTAAAAAAAGGATTTGATATAATGCAGGACTTGATCAAACTGCATTATAATATTTCATCAATACTAGATAGTCGTTCTTTTGAAATTTATAAACATAGAACAGGCTTTACTGACGAAATAAAAGTCTTGGAAGAGATTGGAGAAATATATGGTGTAAAAAGAGAACGTATTCGACAAATACAGGTAAAGAATATTAATAAAATACAGAAATGTTTACCTGTTAATCCTTCTGACTTATCGTTGATATTATTGAATGAGCTCGAGAAAAATGTAAATAAAATTGATGAGCTAACACAATATTTTTCAGACGAAAATTTTTTTTGCCTATATCTAGATTCATTGAGTAACAACGAAGATGGTTTTTGGAAAGATCAATTTTTTCCAGTGTTTGATTACAAAATCTTCGATGAATTGATTCTAACCCAGCCATCACCATATAGTTACCAAACAATTTCCGAAACAATATATAATTATTACGGATATGAGGGATTTCAACTAAAACGAGTTTTTCACAATGAAATAAAGAAAATATTTCAAGTTGATGAGTCCGGATATAGTCCTAAAAGCTTAAGTCAGCATTATGCAATAACCCATGTATTAGCAAGTTGGCCAAACGGTTTAAAATGGAATACCGTTTTGGAGATTTCAAATAATAGAAAGTTAAGAGACAAAGATTTTGATATTAATAGGTTGATTGGTGATCGCTTTCTACAATCCGGTTATGTATACTTTTCAAATAGATCAAAAATTAGTGAGTATCGTCATACTAAATTTCTTCCAGGTTATGATAAGCTATATGATGACGGTCTAAAAAGATTACGAGATTTTTTAGAATTAAATGATAGGGATGAATATACTCTTGGAGAGTTCTTGGAAACGGATGATATTTTGAGTTTCGGTGTCACCTATTATGATTTCAGGTACTGGATCAGAGAAAATGGAATTAATTATGGTATATATTTTAATGGGAAATCAGGTTCAGATATCATAAGTCTCAAAGAAATTGATGCAAATAATAAGTATACTCAAAAGCAATCAGTCTTAAATCTTATAGAGAAAAATAGTGGATTAACTTTTGTTGATGATATTGTATTTAAGATAAGATCGAAGTCTTATGGTCATGCATATTATTATCTCAATGAACTAATTGATGAACAAAAGATTTTACATTATAAAGAAAGAGCATTCTGTAGCCCAAAATATCTATTTAAGAACGATATAAAAAAAGATAAAATTATAAAGATAATTACGAATTTACCATTTGATAATCATAAAATTATAGAAGTTGACTATCTCAGAATGATTGCAAATCGATTACTCAGTAAGAGTCATTCAAAAATCCTCTATTCTAGCTTGTTGAATTATTTTTCTGATGAATTAAACATTTATAAATCATTTGGATTAGTTTCAAAATCACCTATTCCTTACTTAGGATTCATTTCTATTGCAAATGAGAATTGTGATGAAAAAATGAGTGATAAAGAAAATATTGAGAGATTAAAACAGGTTGTTTTTACAACAGAAGAAGCTTATCGTGTTGTATTAGCGAAATGGAAGCAAGGTCAAAAAAACGTAAGAGGTATAAGCGATACAATATAA
- a CDS encoding DEAD/DEAH box helicase family protein, whose product MKSITSFADIDSLSPNDFESFVKDVFEKSGWSDAYITKVGVDFSHGDGGVDIIAYKRKRKFGIEVKQRSIKNIVGVKALNQAVTGAKLYNAEQVVLVTNSYFSSEVVQRALTLGVELVDRDNLQDMWIKKSSEIGRSDIKPRLYQKAVIDDCIEHTENGATKLLIEMATGLGKTYTSALLIKEILNIYPYKKILFLVHQLEIMNQSYIAYKNVFGIGNYSYAASVGGQLSNFSEDFSFGVVNSIYTNLPKLQKNLFDIIVIDEAHHAPANMYTQVLHYLSPKLLIGMTATPFREDGKDVFHVFGGFDGHIGKYDLVWALKNRRLAFPKYVVMLNDLNEKEISKIEKGLSLEDLDKKFFLNKKDDEVIRLIEEAVEQENIENPKAIVFCQSIEHINHLVPFFKPGTATYVHSKMASEQRRSNIRNFREHEFRYILVCDLFNEGIDIPETNILVFLRNTKSRRIWLQQLGRGLRKTPNKEYVHVFDFVGSLERINEINRLQNDLGGIKKKVESYDLDDEIIINDFIEVKYSKNAVQVLTLLEEQKWKLLPVIRAREILENYYTVNNSIPTPEKMCEELKDISTDQINTHFGSYWGYITAVFGKNESIYCDLKKRYEECCRKFKRVNTIPKPLDIIVDTRVEGLDIFDLKNIKDFSFLESDTFKQNDTTLEIENKNGSMRQEDENSFFLEIMNVFKDFKDLNKLTEEQLSYIDAEFTSRFNFLNEYKKWGESRHESN is encoded by the coding sequence ATGAAATCTATTACAAGTTTTGCTGATATTGATTCTCTAAGTCCAAATGATTTTGAGTCTTTTGTAAAAGATGTTTTTGAAAAATCTGGTTGGAGTGACGCATATATTACGAAAGTTGGAGTAGATTTTTCACATGGTGATGGTGGTGTAGACATTATTGCATATAAAAGAAAAAGGAAATTTGGAATAGAAGTTAAGCAGAGATCCATAAAAAATATTGTAGGAGTAAAAGCTCTTAATCAGGCCGTAACTGGAGCAAAATTATATAATGCAGAACAAGTTGTTTTAGTAACAAACTCATATTTTTCTTCGGAAGTAGTTCAAAGAGCTTTAACCTTAGGCGTTGAATTAGTTGATAGAGATAATCTACAAGATATGTGGATAAAAAAATCATCTGAAATTGGGCGAAGTGATATCAAACCTAGATTATATCAAAAAGCTGTAATTGATGATTGTATTGAACACACAGAAAATGGCGCAACAAAGCTATTGATTGAAATGGCTACAGGGTTAGGTAAAACTTACACTTCTGCATTATTGATAAAAGAAATTCTGAATATTTATCCATATAAGAAAATTCTTTTCCTTGTACATCAACTAGAAATAATGAACCAGTCTTATATTGCATATAAAAATGTTTTTGGTATTGGGAACTATAGTTATGCTGCATCTGTAGGTGGACAATTGTCTAATTTTAGTGAAGATTTTTCGTTTGGAGTGGTTAATTCTATTTATACCAATTTACCAAAGCTACAAAAAAATCTGTTTGATATTATTGTTATTGATGAAGCACACCATGCTCCGGCAAACATGTATACCCAGGTTTTGCATTATCTTTCACCAAAACTTCTAATAGGAATGACTGCTACTCCTTTCAGAGAAGATGGAAAGGATGTTTTTCATGTTTTTGGTGGTTTTGATGGGCACATAGGAAAATATGATTTAGTTTGGGCTCTAAAAAATAGAAGACTTGCATTTCCTAAATATGTTGTAATGCTCAATGATTTGAATGAGAAAGAGATTTCAAAGATTGAAAAAGGACTTTCTTTAGAAGATTTAGATAAAAAGTTTTTTCTTAATAAGAAAGATGATGAAGTTATTAGATTAATTGAAGAAGCGGTAGAACAAGAAAATATTGAAAATCCCAAAGCCATCGTGTTTTGTCAGTCAATTGAACATATCAATCATTTAGTTCCTTTTTTTAAGCCAGGAACGGCAACTTACGTACATTCAAAAATGGCATCAGAGCAGAGAAGAAGTAATATAAGGAATTTTAGGGAACATGAGTTTCGTTATATTTTAGTATGCGATCTTTTTAATGAAGGAATTGACATACCTGAAACCAATATTCTTGTTTTTTTGAGGAATACAAAAAGCCGAAGAATTTGGTTACAGCAATTAGGACGTGGATTAAGAAAGACACCAAATAAAGAATATGTTCATGTCTTTGACTTTGTTGGTTCATTAGAAAGAATTAATGAGATTAATAGGTTGCAGAATGATTTAGGTGGTATTAAGAAAAAAGTCGAAAGCTACGATCTCGATGACGAGATCATAATTAACGATTTTATTGAAGTCAAATATAGTAAAAATGCGGTTCAAGTTCTTACTTTACTTGAAGAGCAAAAATGGAAATTGCTTCCTGTAATAAGGGCAAGAGAAATACTAGAAAATTATTATACTGTTAACAATTCAATCCCTACTCCTGAAAAGATGTGTGAAGAATTAAAAGACATTTCAACAGATCAAATAAATACTCATTTTGGATCATATTGGGGCTATATTACAGCTGTATTTGGTAAGAATGAATCAATTTATTGCGATCTAAAAAAAAGATATGAAGAATGTTGTCGTAAGTTTAAAAGAGTCAATACAATACCTAAACCTTTAGATATTATTGTTGATACAAGAGTTGAAGGACTTGATATATTTGATTTAAAGAATATAAAAGATTTTAGCTTTCTCGAATCAGATACATTTAAACAAAATGATACTACTTTAGAGATAGAAAATAAAAATGGAAGCATGAGACAGGAAGATGAAAATAGTTTTTTTCTAGAAATAATGAATGTCTTTAAAGATTTCAAAGATCTTAATAAATTGACTGAAGAACAATTATCCTATATTGATGCTGAGTTCACTTCAAGATTTAATTTTTTAAATGAGTATAAAAAATGGGGTGAGAGTAGACATGAGTCTAACTGA
- a CDS encoding GNAT family N-acetyltransferase: MIKIRPPKENEEIELAEIRARSMRESLESVGRFDETRVRKRFFDSYDKNETYVVEENADVIGFFSISENEHEYYLKHLYIDLNYQNKGFGTLILRHIINTFSEKEIKLNALKGSKSNCFYLKNNFVKIDEDEYDNYYIRKIDFV; the protein is encoded by the coding sequence ATGATTAAGATAAGGCCACCAAAAGAAAATGAAGAAATTGAACTGGCTGAAATTAGAGCCAGGTCGATGCGAGAAAGTTTAGAGTCTGTAGGTAGATTTGATGAAACCCGTGTAAGAAAAAGGTTTTTCGATTCATATGATAAAAATGAAACATATGTTGTCGAGGAAAATGCTGATGTGATTGGTTTCTTTTCTATTTCAGAAAATGAACATGAATATTATTTAAAACATCTCTATATAGATCTTAACTACCAGAATAAAGGATTTGGAACTTTAATCTTGAGACATATTATTAACACTTTTTCTGAGAAAGAAATAAAATTGAACGCGCTTAAGGGAAGTAAGTCAAATTGTTTCTATTTAAAAAATAATTTTGTAAAAATCGATGAAGATGAATATGACAATTACTATATTAGGAAAATAGATTTCGTCTGA
- a CDS encoding ATP-binding protein — translation MKIDIHAHTKKVKSGDAPQRNIDVERFYQIIRETDVQILAITNHNHFDLDQYSSFREKVEEYCQIWPGVELDVQIKDGRGHLLIIVNPTNSEQLSEEMEILLSHSSEENLSLSIQQVTKIFDKLDPVYISHYNVKKPAFSDDDIELLLSLVQNKNRVIKEAIDSISCGIFLSHGHRSIYGSDVTNWDDYISKSEDLPNLRLPVDSFEQFCFLLQKDDSTINSILEKKNYETIVLNPFGEDEPISLKIYNDINILFGSKGTGKTEILKSLKEYYNNRGMKTTVYESNNVNLYDHYDIKRNSFRFNFEQNGIDSCEEEITFLRDSTESGITSISQYKNYYTNEIRNKIAKKLKIDKLKLIDDSEYHRKFSKIDELSRTIDDFYKYYSDNKLFKEIIGEVILQKFDVLFNEIYDLIDNDLEEKYINYQSTKFFNTIVNVFNKQVSRKTGQPRKPTSCGFKSYASNRINVEKSINKITDTLEINIKPAKELVGNLGKKGNLYCQTNVKFQNGKISKSEYKPIIGRQKNPQKYFARKLYKVKSNVYESQLFEHISELISDEYEEITSLEDLILFYRHFSIEDELYNPSNGESSMLLLYNELKQEKDVYMIDEPEKSLGNDYISDVIVPLLNEHAKQDKRVIIATHDANIAVRTLPYNSIYREHDIKQYNTYEGNPFSNNLICSSDITKKIDWKEISMRTLEGGKNAFGERGKIYGNV, via the coding sequence ATGAAAATTGATATCCATGCACATACAAAAAAAGTAAAAAGCGGTGATGCTCCTCAAAGAAATATAGATGTTGAAAGATTTTATCAAATAATTAGAGAAACAGACGTACAAATTTTAGCAATTACGAACCATAATCATTTTGATTTAGATCAATATTCAAGTTTTAGGGAAAAAGTAGAAGAATATTGTCAAATTTGGCCAGGTGTAGAATTAGATGTTCAAATAAAAGACGGTAGAGGTCATTTATTAATAATTGTTAATCCTACAAATTCTGAACAATTATCAGAAGAGATGGAAATATTACTTTCTCACTCGAGTGAAGAAAACTTATCGTTATCAATACAACAGGTAACTAAAATTTTTGACAAATTAGATCCAGTATATATATCTCATTATAATGTAAAGAAACCAGCATTTTCAGATGACGATATAGAACTTCTTTTAAGCTTAGTTCAAAATAAAAATAGAGTTATAAAAGAAGCTATTGATTCGATTTCATGTGGAATCTTTTTAAGTCATGGTCACAGATCAATTTATGGATCTGATGTTACCAATTGGGATGACTACATTAGCAAATCAGAAGATCTACCGAATTTAAGATTACCCGTGGACAGCTTTGAACAATTTTGTTTTTTGTTACAAAAAGATGATTCCACAATAAATAGCATTTTAGAAAAGAAAAATTATGAAACAATAGTCCTTAATCCTTTTGGAGAAGATGAGCCTATTTCACTAAAGATTTACAATGATATAAATATTCTATTTGGATCTAAAGGAACAGGAAAAACTGAAATCTTAAAATCATTGAAAGAGTATTACAACAATCGTGGTATGAAAACAACCGTATATGAATCAAATAATGTTAATCTTTATGATCATTATGATATAAAAAGAAATAGTTTTAGATTTAATTTTGAACAAAACGGTATTGATTCTTGTGAGGAAGAAATTACATTTTTAAGAGATTCTACAGAATCAGGAATAACAAGTATTTCACAATACAAAAATTATTACACGAATGAGATTCGAAATAAGATAGCTAAAAAATTAAAAATTGATAAATTAAAACTTATTGACGATTCTGAATATCATAGAAAATTCTCAAAAATTGATGAATTATCACGAACTATAGATGATTTCTATAAATACTACTCAGATAACAAATTGTTTAAGGAAATCATTGGAGAGGTAATCCTTCAAAAATTTGATGTATTATTTAATGAAATTTACGATCTTATTGATAATGATCTTGAAGAAAAATATATAAATTATCAATCAACCAAATTTTTTAATACAATTGTTAATGTATTCAATAAACAGGTGAGTCGAAAAACTGGACAACCCAGAAAACCTACAAGTTGTGGTTTTAAATCTTACGCGAGTAATAGAATTAATGTTGAAAAATCAATAAATAAAATTACAGATACACTAGAAATAAATATAAAACCAGCGAAAGAGCTCGTTGGTAATTTAGGAAAAAAAGGTAACCTATATTGCCAAACAAATGTTAAATTCCAAAATGGAAAAATTTCTAAAAGTGAATATAAACCGATTATCGGCCGACAAAAAAATCCACAAAAATACTTTGCACGAAAATTATATAAAGTGAAAAGTAATGTATATGAAAGCCAGCTTTTTGAGCATATTTCAGAGTTAATATCTGATGAGTATGAAGAAATCACGAGTCTTGAAGATTTAATACTATTTTACAGACATTTCTCAATTGAAGATGAATTATATAATCCTTCAAATGGTGAATCCTCAATGCTACTATTATACAATGAGTTAAAACAAGAAAAAGATGTCTACATGATAGATGAACCAGAAAAAAGCTTAGGAAATGATTATATAAGTGATGTTATCGTTCCTTTATTAAATGAACATGCAAAACAAGATAAAAGAGTCATTATAGCAACTCATGATGCTAATATCGCAGTGCGTACTTTACCATACAATTCAATATATAGAGAGCATGATATAAAACAATATAATACGTATGAAGGAAATCCATTTTCTAATAACCTTATTTGTTCTAGTGATATAACAAAAAAAATTGACTGGAAGGAAATCAGTATGAGAACACTAGAAGGTGGAAAAAATGCATTTGGGGAAAGAGGTAAAATTTATGGAAATGTATAA